A stretch of the Oenococcus sp. UCMA 16435 genome encodes the following:
- a CDS encoding branched-chain amino acid aminotransferase produces the protein MKKAKAEDFDWPNLGFNYYDLPYSFHAEYRDGKWDEGKLTNDSTIKMSEAANVLHYGQEAFEGLKAYRRKDGGVNLFRPDMNAKRLHNSATRLLMVPFPEDRFVQAVKMVVKANQDFVPPYGSGATLYIRPFIIGSGEVIGVHPADKFQFHILVTPVGPYYKGGMKPTEYVTSPYDRAAHGGTGQSKVSGNYAASLLPGSLAHKNGYSDVVYLDPRLHENIEELGGANFFGITKDGKFKTPKSPSILPSITKKSLLQIADSFGMEPEETSISIYDLDQFSEAGAMGTAAVISPVGSITHNRNKHVFYSETEVGPYTQKLYDRLSGIQDGDQKGPDGWQVDVPLK, from the coding sequence ATGAAAAAAGCAAAAGCGGAAGATTTTGATTGGCCAAATTTAGGCTTTAATTATTATGATTTGCCATATAGCTTTCATGCTGAGTACAGAGATGGAAAATGGGATGAAGGAAAGTTGACAAACGATTCAACGATAAAGATGTCTGAAGCGGCTAACGTGCTTCATTATGGGCAGGAAGCTTTTGAAGGTTTAAAAGCTTATCGTCGAAAAGACGGAGGAGTCAATTTATTCCGTCCAGATATGAATGCCAAGCGCTTGCACAATTCAGCAACGCGCTTGTTGATGGTTCCTTTTCCGGAAGACCGTTTTGTGCAAGCAGTTAAAATGGTCGTCAAAGCCAATCAAGATTTCGTTCCCCCATATGGCTCCGGAGCCACTTTATATATTCGGCCCTTTATCATCGGTAGCGGAGAAGTAATCGGTGTTCACCCGGCTGATAAATTTCAATTTCATATTTTGGTTACGCCAGTTGGACCATATTATAAAGGCGGCATGAAACCAACGGAATACGTAACAAGCCCTTACGATCGTGCCGCCCATGGTGGAACCGGGCAATCAAAGGTTTCCGGAAACTATGCCGCGAGTTTGCTACCAGGTTCGCTTGCCCATAAAAATGGTTACTCCGATGTAGTTTACTTGGATCCGCGTTTGCATGAAAACATTGAAGAACTTGGCGGAGCAAACTTTTTTGGGATCACCAAGGATGGCAAGTTTAAAACACCGAAGTCACCTTCAATTCTTCCATCAATTACAAAAAAATCATTATTGCAAATTGCCGATAGTTTTGGAATGGAACCGGAAGAAACGTCCATTAGCATTTATGATTTGGATCAGTTTTCCGAAGCCGGAGCAATGGGAACTGCAGCTGTAATTTCTCCCGTCGGTTCAATTACTCATAATAGAAATAAACATGTTTTCTACAGTGAAACCGAAGTTGGTCCTTACACACAAAAACTATACGACCGCTTAAGCGGGATTCAAGATGGTGATCAAAAAGGACCAGATGGCTGGCAAGTTGATGTTCCATTAAAATAA
- a CDS encoding PTS sugar transporter subunit IIC: MTAKKHPETEQNLFDKDPASMTAEQRSAAYTAAVSAAAKFKNDRPQTEELRPGSGPLTRPEKKMKISDWVYTVSQGISNAVLVILGISILLNTAGNLLHWVPLQMVGILGQHLLAPAIGAGIAIQLRSTTLTTFSAMIAATVGANSIYFTEATIKATKTATGWVAPQLTGATIVTVGQPVSAVIAGLAAALIGMWMTGKTPLDMFIVPFCATLVGSLIGLAAASVTTPFLNWVSENLANTMKVNPVLGAMVVSFAWFWFLMTPASSAALAVAVNLDPISAGAALIGCCAAFSGYTAMSFNQNDPGANIAQGLITPKVQFPNIIKSPLTAIGPMISAMLMASLAVTVGGFKVPATLGGLGFSSFTAPLNILSMPTNSGFSNGWSGLATMLIFGLVGPVIISWVWYKFLKSTGKTKKNDLHLDVV, encoded by the coding sequence ATGACAGCAAAGAAGCACCCGGAAACTGAACAAAATCTATTCGATAAAGATCCAGCTTCTATGACAGCCGAACAACGCAGTGCCGCATATACAGCAGCCGTTTCCGCAGCGGCTAAATTTAAAAATGACCGGCCTCAAACCGAAGAATTGAGACCAGGATCTGGCCCATTGACACGACCAGAAAAGAAAATGAAGATTTCCGATTGGGTTTATACAGTTAGCCAAGGAATTTCGAATGCTGTTTTGGTTATTCTTGGGATTTCAATTCTTTTGAATACGGCTGGCAATTTACTCCACTGGGTACCATTGCAAATGGTCGGAATTCTTGGACAACATTTGTTAGCTCCGGCGATTGGGGCCGGGATAGCAATTCAATTACGTTCAACCACTTTGACAACTTTTTCAGCAATGATCGCTGCAACTGTCGGTGCTAATTCAATTTATTTCACTGAAGCGACAATAAAAGCAACAAAAACAGCTACCGGCTGGGTTGCGCCACAGTTAACCGGAGCAACAATTGTAACTGTTGGTCAACCGGTCTCAGCAGTAATCGCTGGATTGGCAGCTGCTTTGATTGGCATGTGGATGACCGGAAAAACACCTTTGGATATGTTCATTGTTCCCTTTTGTGCAACGTTGGTCGGTTCATTGATCGGTCTGGCAGCAGCATCAGTAACAACACCATTCTTAAATTGGGTTTCGGAAAATCTTGCGAATACAATGAAAGTCAATCCGGTCCTTGGCGCAATGGTTGTCTCGTTTGCCTGGTTCTGGTTCTTGATGACACCAGCTTCATCAGCAGCTCTGGCAGTTGCGGTCAATCTTGATCCAATCTCGGCTGGTGCGGCATTAATCGGCTGTTGTGCGGCGTTTTCCGGTTATACAGCAATGAGTTTTAATCAAAATGATCCTGGAGCTAATATAGCTCAAGGATTAATAACACCAAAAGTTCAATTTCCAAATATTATCAAATCGCCTTTAACAGCTATCGGTCCAATGATTTCCGCCATGTTAATGGCGTCGCTGGCCGTGACAGTCGGTGGATTTAAGGTTCCAGCAACTCTTGGCGGTCTTGGTTTTTCTTCATTTACGGCACCACTTAACATTCTTTCAATGCCAACAAATTCCGGTTTTTCAAACGGGTGGTCAGGTCTTGCCACAATGCTGATATTTGGCCTAGTTGGCCCTGTTATAATTTCCTGGGTTTGGTACAAATTCCTAAAAAGCACTGGTAAAACAAAGAAAAACGATTTACATTTGGATGTCGTTTAA
- a CDS encoding histidine phosphatase family protein has translation MKVTFYLVRHGQTYFNRYNKLQGWSNSPLTENGLSDAQKVGKKLSDIRFDAAYSSDTTRAMQTAEIILDENTTDFQPKLTSIANFREEFYGSYEGSNMDVAWLNAGAPYGLKSYSEIVDDYGVASTKDFLKAADPWHDAENDDEYWARLDEGFAKLLDDPDIKNESKVLLISHGNTLLSLADRYGNNKISLHARPKNGSVSKLIYEDKQYHFVSFDDKEVN, from the coding sequence ATGAAAGTTACATTTTATCTCGTTCGTCATGGACAAACATATTTCAATCGCTATAACAAGCTGCAGGGTTGGAGCAATTCTCCTTTAACTGAAAATGGTCTTTCCGATGCTCAAAAAGTTGGCAAAAAACTCAGTGATATTCGTTTTGATGCAGCTTACTCATCTGATACAACTAGAGCTATGCAAACTGCAGAAATTATTCTCGATGAAAATACAACAGATTTTCAACCGAAATTAACCAGTATCGCAAATTTCAGAGAAGAGTTTTACGGGTCCTACGAAGGATCAAATATGGACGTTGCCTGGTTGAATGCTGGTGCTCCCTATGGATTAAAAAGCTACTCCGAAATCGTTGACGATTACGGAGTAGCTTCAACAAAAGATTTTTTAAAAGCAGCCGATCCTTGGCACGACGCAGAAAATGACGATGAATATTGGGCACGTCTCGATGAAGGATTTGCAAAATTATTGGATGATCCAGATATCAAGAATGAATCTAAAGTATTATTGATTTCTCATGGTAATACACTTTTATCATTAGCAGATCGTTATGGAAACAATAAAATTAGTCTTCATGCACGTCCAAAAAACGGTTCTGTTTCAAAATTGATTTACGAAGACAAACAATACCATTTCGTCAGTTTCGATGATAAAGAAGTAAATTAA
- a CDS encoding alpha/beta hydrolase, which yields MAKIFDIEYGNDEKQKLDLYLQDSVAPLIFYTHGGGWWQGDKAKDTKIFDSLFSAGFSVASVNYRLADKNNPYPAQLDDCRAALTFLQKSNYKFEKDKIALLGASSGANISVSLSIETGYPTVSWSGQFDFKGFLKTHTAITGRKAADNPDPDKGSRQQSYYKWLLEKLFNGDLSRVGEATLQHKITPKTGSILLINSAAELAPIMEVYKMQEAYIENGVEVDTIIFPGDRHALGYVDDALKPTVDFLKIHLQ from the coding sequence ATGGCAAAGATTTTTGATATTGAATACGGAAATGATGAAAAGCAAAAATTAGATCTCTATTTACAAGATTCGGTTGCACCACTGATTTTTTATACACATGGTGGTGGCTGGTGGCAAGGTGATAAAGCCAAGGATACCAAAATTTTTGATAGTTTATTTTCAGCTGGTTTTTCAGTTGCCTCGGTGAACTACCGCTTAGCTGATAAAAATAATCCTTATCCGGCACAATTGGACGATTGCCGAGCTGCTTTAACTTTTTTGCAGAAAAGTAATTATAAATTCGAGAAAGATAAAATCGCCTTATTGGGTGCTTCTTCAGGTGCCAACATTAGTGTTTCTCTTTCGATAGAAACCGGTTATCCAACTGTTTCTTGGTCGGGACAATTTGATTTTAAGGGATTCTTAAAAACCCATACTGCAATTACTGGCCGAAAGGCTGCTGATAATCCGGATCCCGATAAAGGAAGCCGTCAGCAATCTTATTATAAGTGGCTTTTAGAAAAACTTTTCAATGGAGATCTTTCTAGAGTTGGCGAGGCTACTTTGCAACATAAGATTACTCCGAAAACTGGTTCCATTTTATTGATTAATTCAGCCGCGGAATTAGCACCAATTATGGAAGTTTACAAAATGCAGGAAGCCTATATTGAAAATGGTGTTGAAGTTGATACGATAATTTTTCCAGGCGATAGACACGCACTAGGTTATGTTGATGATGCTCTTAAACCAACCGTTGATTTTTTAAAAATTCATTTGCAGTAA
- a CDS encoding NADP-dependent oxidoreductase, which produces MKAIEINEFGDVDVFYETEKKLADPKPNQVLVKNFATSIDPYDVKYRSGFYGGSDKFPTILGSSVAGIVQEIGSEVTKYAVGDRVVASTHLRSYAEQVLVLEKQLALIPDNLTFVQAAGVALGYQTGYQAVVKEIKLKKGQSILIHGGSGAVGFAAIQAAEKVGAGTIYATANTKGKAFLNGFNPSIVAFDYQKDDFTDIDKKLDAILDTVGGTTQEKSLKLLKDNGKLRSTVGLTDKAKKSVFDTEAFYLNSGNCLAELLKDMSQGFTVIKIAKISQFSLKNLRSMHREFENGHPLGKLILEF; this is translated from the coding sequence ATGAAAGCAATTGAAATAAACGAATTTGGTGATGTAGATGTTTTTTATGAAACCGAAAAGAAACTAGCTGATCCAAAACCCAACCAAGTTCTCGTTAAAAACTTTGCTACATCAATTGATCCTTATGACGTAAAATACAGAAGCGGTTTTTATGGAGGGAGTGACAAGTTTCCAACAATTCTCGGTTCGAGCGTTGCCGGAATCGTTCAAGAAATAGGTTCTGAAGTTACTAAATACGCTGTTGGCGACCGGGTTGTTGCTAGTACGCACCTCAGAAGTTATGCCGAACAGGTTTTAGTATTAGAAAAGCAGCTTGCCTTGATTCCTGATAATCTGACTTTTGTGCAGGCAGCCGGTGTGGCTTTAGGATACCAAACCGGATATCAAGCGGTCGTCAAGGAAATTAAATTAAAAAAAGGTCAATCAATTTTAATCCATGGTGGTTCCGGAGCGGTCGGTTTTGCAGCAATTCAGGCGGCCGAAAAAGTTGGCGCTGGCACAATTTACGCTACCGCTAACACAAAGGGAAAAGCGTTTTTAAACGGTTTCAACCCGTCAATCGTCGCTTTCGATTATCAAAAAGACGATTTCACCGACATAGACAAAAAATTAGACGCAATTCTCGACACAGTTGGTGGAACAACACAGGAAAAATCGTTGAAACTTTTAAAAGATAACGGTAAACTTCGTTCAACTGTCGGTTTAACCGACAAAGCAAAAAAATCCGTTTTTGATACAGAAGCATTTTATTTAAATTCGGGTAATTGTCTGGCTGAATTGTTAAAAGACATGAGCCAAGGATTCACAGTAATTAAAATTGCAAAAATATCGCAATTCAGTTTAAAAAATTTGCGGAGTATGCATAGAGAATTTGAAAATGGTCACCCGCTAGGAAAATTAATCCTCGAATTTTAA
- the tgt gene encoding tRNA guanosine(34) transglycosylase Tgt, whose amino-acid sequence MIKDPVTYELLHVDKHTGARRGVIHTPHGDWQTPMFMPVGTQATVKSLQPRELKEIGSQFILGNTYHLWIRPGDDLIAKAGGLHKFMDWDQAILTDSGGFQVFSLADSRSITEKGVTFKNNIDGSTMFLSPEVAMQIQNNLGADIIMQLDEAVPYFETYEYVKKSTERSARWAQRALTAHKCSDQQALFGIVQGAGFRKLRENSAKDLASLDLPGYAIGGLSVGESKIEMNRVLDFTTQWLPENKPRYLMGVGAPDSLFDSVIRGIDMFDCVLPTRIARKGSLMTRFGRIVITNHKYKDDFSQLDENLDDYASTHFTKAYLHHLFNTNELLAYNLASMHNLRYLLKLMEDMRTAIENDQLLDLKEKILEEYGYNKPNARLF is encoded by the coding sequence ATGATTAAAGACCCTGTAACATACGAATTACTTCATGTTGATAAGCATACTGGCGCTAGGCGTGGTGTGATTCACACACCACATGGTGATTGGCAGACGCCGATGTTTATGCCGGTTGGAACCCAAGCGACTGTCAAGTCGCTTCAACCACGTGAACTAAAAGAAATTGGCTCTCAATTTATTTTAGGTAATACTTATCATTTATGGATCCGTCCCGGTGACGATTTGATTGCCAAAGCCGGTGGTCTTCATAAATTCATGGATTGGGACCAGGCTATTTTGACTGATTCCGGTGGTTTCCAAGTTTTTAGTTTAGCTGATTCTCGTTCAATCACCGAAAAAGGCGTTACCTTTAAAAACAATATTGATGGTTCGACGATGTTTCTTTCTCCAGAGGTTGCTATGCAAATTCAAAACAATCTCGGAGCCGATATCATTATGCAACTCGATGAAGCAGTTCCTTATTTTGAAACATACGAGTACGTAAAAAAATCAACCGAACGTTCGGCCAGGTGGGCTCAAAGAGCCTTGACAGCCCACAAATGTTCTGATCAGCAGGCTCTTTTTGGGATTGTTCAAGGGGCCGGTTTTAGAAAATTGAGAGAAAATTCCGCTAAAGATTTAGCTTCGTTGGATCTGCCGGGATATGCTATTGGCGGATTGTCAGTTGGCGAATCGAAAATTGAAATGAATCGTGTTTTGGATTTTACAACTCAGTGGCTGCCGGAAAATAAACCACGCTATTTAATGGGCGTTGGTGCCCCGGACTCTTTATTCGATTCGGTAATTCGTGGAATTGACATGTTTGATTGCGTATTGCCGACACGTATTGCGCGAAAGGGAAGTTTAATGACCAGATTTGGTCGTATAGTTATTACTAATCATAAATATAAAGACGATTTTAGTCAGCTAGACGAAAATCTTGATGATTATGCTTCTACGCATTTTACCAAAGCATATTTGCACCATTTATTTAATACAAATGAATTATTAGCTTATAATTTGGCTTCGATGCATAATCTGCGTTATCTTTTAAAATTAATGGAAGATATGCGGACGGCAATTGAAAATGATCAGTTGTTGGATCTTAAAGAGAAAATACTCGAGGAATATGGCTATAATAAACCGAATGCTCGTCTTTTTTAA
- the yajC gene encoding preprotein translocase subunit YajC yields the protein MFNNLFIAAAKSGLSSWLPMILIYAVLIGGMFWWSSRRRKQATEQQQKMHSGLVKGAQVVTIGGLHGIVDSIDSEKKIVTLDVEGVYLPFDQRAIAKIIGPVDDTKETKITGSENKNKKENK from the coding sequence ATGTTCAATAATTTGTTTATAGCGGCTGCTAAATCAGGCTTGTCTTCTTGGCTGCCGATGATTTTAATTTATGCAGTGCTGATTGGAGGAATGTTTTGGTGGTCGTCAAGGCGCCGTAAACAAGCGACTGAACAGCAGCAAAAAATGCATTCCGGCTTAGTCAAAGGTGCACAAGTCGTTACAATTGGTGGTTTACACGGTATTGTTGATTCGATCGATAGCGAGAAAAAAATCGTTACTCTTGATGTTGAAGGTGTCTACCTGCCTTTTGATCAACGGGCGATTGCTAAAATTATCGGCCCGGTTGATGATACTAAAGAAACTAAAATTACCGGTAGCGAAAACAAAAATAAAAAAGAAAATAAATAA
- a CDS encoding metal-dependent hydrolase, with translation MKITYFGQSAFQIKTGKTTILIDPFLTGNKHTNIDPSSLDSEYILLTHAHQDHTGDTFDIARKTGATIITQTDYAQYINNILPEAKGCHAEGINFGGTFSAEDFSVKLFPAWHTDARMVGNALIPLGVAAGMALTIEDKLIYDTGDTCLFSDLKLVARKRPVDLALICIGGHFTMDADDALVAADFLQAKHVIPTHYNTFPAIKADPQKFVKELPTGVGMLPDFDKEFDF, from the coding sequence ATGAAAATTACTTATTTTGGTCAAAGTGCTTTTCAGATTAAGACCGGTAAGACAACAATTTTGATTGACCCGTTTTTAACAGGCAATAAACACACAAATATTGATCCGTCTAGTTTAGATTCGGAATATATCTTATTGACGCATGCCCATCAGGACCACACTGGTGATACCTTTGATATTGCCAGAAAAACTGGTGCAACGATCATTACACAAACAGATTATGCTCAGTATATTAATAATATTTTGCCGGAAGCCAAGGGATGCCATGCTGAAGGAATTAATTTCGGTGGAACTTTTAGTGCAGAAGATTTTTCTGTAAAACTTTTCCCGGCTTGGCACACTGATGCAAGAATGGTTGGGAATGCCTTGATTCCACTTGGGGTTGCCGCTGGAATGGCTTTGACGATTGAAGACAAATTAATTTATGATACTGGAGATACCTGCTTGTTTTCCGATCTAAAATTAGTTGCCAGAAAGCGTCCCGTTGACTTAGCTTTAATTTGTATTGGCGGGCATTTCACGATGGATGCTGATGATGCACTTGTTGCTGCTGATTTTCTCCAGGCTAAACATGTGATTCCAACTCACTACAATACCTTTCCAGCTATTAAAGCTGATCCTCAGAAGTTTGTCAAAGAATTACCAACAGGGGTTGGAATGCTCCCTGACTTTGATAAAGAATTTGATTTTTAA
- a CDS encoding bifunctional oligoribonuclease/PAP phosphatase NrnA, which translates to MDIQYQILRQIEKYQTIIIHRHQRPDPDAIGSQLGLKTGLQAAFPEKNVYAVGKEITGLAWVGSMDVIPDSTYENALVIVIDTANLARIDDDRYKKGDKLIKIDHHPNDEPYGDLMWVEPGRSSCSEMVTFFLDDNIPLLLTNEAARNLYIGIVGDTGRFMYASTPETFIAVSKLYHFSINYETINREMSSISLVQARFSGKVYDEMKVEDHVGWITLTKDEIEAGHLGNEGTNFVVGMFGSIKEVLVWANFIENDDGSFRVRLRSKGPNVNEIAKLHDGGGHDMASGAKAQDQTEIDQIINELKKSASVFSNKMEKSVK; encoded by the coding sequence ATGGACATTCAATATCAGATTTTAAGACAAATTGAAAAATATCAAACGATTATCATTCACCGACATCAACGGCCGGATCCAGATGCCATTGGTTCGCAATTAGGTTTAAAAACCGGACTTCAAGCCGCTTTTCCAGAAAAAAATGTTTATGCAGTCGGAAAAGAGATTACTGGTTTGGCTTGGGTTGGATCAATGGATGTTATTCCCGATTCAACTTATGAAAATGCGCTTGTAATTGTAATCGATACAGCTAACCTTGCTCGTATCGATGACGACAGATATAAAAAAGGCGACAAATTGATCAAAATTGATCATCACCCAAATGATGAACCTTATGGCGATTTGATGTGGGTTGAACCAGGCCGGTCTTCTTGCTCGGAAATGGTTACTTTCTTTTTGGATGATAATATACCTCTCTTATTGACTAATGAAGCTGCTCGTAATCTCTATATCGGAATCGTTGGGGATACTGGACGCTTTATGTATGCTTCAACACCGGAGACTTTTATTGCAGTCAGCAAGCTATATCATTTCTCGATTAATTATGAAACGATTAATCGAGAAATGTCCTCGATCAGTCTTGTCCAAGCTCGTTTTTCCGGCAAAGTATACGATGAAATGAAAGTTGAAGATCACGTTGGCTGGATAACACTTACAAAGGACGAAATCGAAGCTGGGCATTTAGGAAACGAAGGAACGAATTTTGTTGTTGGCATGTTTGGTTCAATTAAAGAGGTTCTTGTTTGGGCGAACTTTATTGAAAATGATGACGGAAGTTTTAGAGTCCGTTTACGTTCAAAAGGACCTAACGTCAATGAAATTGCCAAACTTCATGATGGTGGCGGTCATGATATGGCCAGTGGTGCCAAAGCTCAGGACCAAACGGAAATCGATCAGATTATTAATGAACTCAAAAAATCTGCAAGTGTCTTTTCAAATAAAATGGAAAAATCTGTAAAGTGA
- a CDS encoding DEAD/DEAH box helicase, translating to MTNQFGQFNLKTEIVKAIDGIAFSKPTKVQKRLIPPILAGRDVVGQSQTGSGKTHAFLLPIFNALDPSLHETQAVITSPSRELAEQLYQAFRDFQKSLSAVDESFADLRIADYIGGTDRNKQIRQLERNQPQIAIGTPGRLKDFLSKNFLLVNQNKFFVVDEADMALDMGFLEDVDTIASAMSDDLQMLVFSATIPDKLTPFLKRYMKNPLIEEIPVSTVVADTIDNYLLATKSKDKNEVIFDLLTRKESYLTLVFANTKERVHELARFLDSQGLKVAEVHGGIEPRERRRTMKRIKNQEFQYVVATDLAARGLDIQGVSEVINDDIPTDLEFFIHRVGRTGRNGLSGTAITLYGPDEEDKVEQLERLGINFQAKQLKDHQLIDVKDRNRRAHRRASQKQLDPELVGLVKKKKAHVKPGYRRQIKGAIRFKQMKENKISQRTASRAARKAKRSK from the coding sequence ATGACTAATCAATTCGGACAATTTAATTTAAAAACGGAGATCGTTAAGGCAATTGATGGAATTGCATTTAGCAAACCGACAAAAGTTCAAAAGCGTTTAATCCCGCCGATTCTTGCTGGTCGTGACGTTGTTGGACAGTCGCAGACTGGATCTGGGAAGACTCATGCTTTTTTGCTGCCAATTTTTAATGCCTTGGATCCCTCACTTCATGAGACGCAGGCGGTGATTACTTCTCCATCTCGTGAACTGGCTGAACAACTTTATCAAGCCTTCCGTGATTTTCAAAAATCTTTATCGGCGGTTGATGAAAGTTTTGCTGATTTGAGAATAGCCGACTATATCGGTGGGACCGATCGGAACAAACAGATTCGGCAGCTGGAGAGGAATCAACCTCAGATTGCAATAGGAACTCCCGGACGCTTAAAAGATTTTCTCAGCAAAAATTTTCTATTGGTTAACCAAAATAAGTTTTTTGTTGTCGATGAAGCTGACATGGCTTTGGACATGGGTTTCTTAGAAGATGTCGATACTATTGCCAGTGCGATGTCGGACGATTTGCAAATGCTGGTTTTTTCAGCTACGATTCCTGATAAGTTAACACCATTTTTAAAAAGATACATGAAAAATCCTTTGATTGAAGAAATTCCTGTTTCAACAGTTGTTGCCGATACAATTGATAATTATCTGCTGGCAACGAAATCCAAAGACAAAAACGAAGTTATTTTTGATTTACTAACCAGAAAAGAAAGTTATTTGACACTTGTTTTTGCCAACACAAAAGAGCGTGTGCACGAACTGGCTCGTTTTCTTGATTCTCAAGGTCTAAAAGTTGCTGAAGTTCACGGTGGAATCGAACCAAGAGAACGTCGACGAACTATGAAAAGAATTAAAAATCAAGAATTTCAATATGTGGTTGCAACTGATTTAGCGGCTCGGGGTCTTGATATTCAAGGCGTTTCGGAAGTTATTAACGATGATATTCCAACGGATTTGGAATTTTTCATTCATCGTGTTGGTCGAACAGGCCGAAATGGTTTGTCGGGAACTGCGATCACGCTTTATGGACCGGATGAGGAAGATAAAGTTGAACAGCTGGAAAGACTGGGAATCAATTTTCAGGCAAAGCAATTAAAGGATCATCAATTGATTGATGTTAAAGATCGCAATCGTCGAGCACATCGCCGGGCTTCACAAAAACAGCTTGATCCAGAATTAGTTGGTTTGGTTAAGAAGAAAAAAGCTCATGTCAAACCTGGTTATCGTCGCCAGATTAAAGGAGCGATTCGTTTTAAACAAATGAAAGAAAACAAAATTAGCCAAAGAACTGCTTCTAGAGCAGCTAGAAAAGCTAAAAGAAGTAAATAA
- a CDS encoding 30S ribosomal protein S20, which translates to MPIIESSIQRERLNKAERAVRAPQISAYRTAVKNFEKAAATGADNLQELFSKTSAAIDKAETKSLIKKNKAARDKARLYKLLKTATSK; encoded by the coding sequence ATGCCAATTATTGAATCTTCAATTCAACGCGAACGCTTAAACAAAGCTGAACGTGCTGTACGCGCTCCACAAATTAGTGCATATCGTACTGCTGTTAAAAACTTTGAAAAAGCTGCAGCAACAGGTGCTGATAATTTACAAGAATTATTCAGCAAAACCAGTGCAGCAATTGATAAAGCTGAAACTAAAAGCTTGATCAAGAAGAATAAAGCTGCGCGTGATAAAGCACGTCTTTACAAATTGCTCAAGACAGCAACTAGTAAGTGA
- the rpsO gene encoding 30S ribosomal protein S15, protein MALTQEAKNQIIKEYARHSGDTGSVEVQVAVLTADINELNNHMSENKHDFSSQRGLMKKIGHRRNLLRYLRDIDVARYRTLISKLGLRR, encoded by the coding sequence ATGGCTTTAACTCAAGAAGCAAAGAATCAGATTATTAAAGAATACGCTCGCCACAGTGGCGACACTGGTTCCGTAGAAGTTCAAGTGGCTGTTTTGACCGCTGATATTAACGAATTAAATAACCATATGAGCGAAAATAAACACGACTTTTCTTCACAGCGCGGACTGATGAAGAAAATCGGTCACCGTCGTAATTTATTACGTTATTTGCGTGACATTGATGTTGCTCGTTATCGGACACTTATTTCGAAGCTAGGACTTCGTCGTTAA